Part of the Halopenitus persicus genome is shown below.
AACAGGGCCGGGTCGAGGGCGTCCCGCCGGTTCGTCGCCGCGATCACCACGAGCGAGGGGTTCTCGGCAGCACGGTCGAGCTCGGTGAGCAGCTGGGAGACGACGCGCTCGCCGACGGCGGAGCCCCCGGTAGCGCCGCTTCCACCACCCGCGCTACTTCCACCACCCGTGTCGCCTCCACCACCCGAGCCACCCCCGCCGCGGGTCGTCGCGACCGCGTCGATCTCGTCGAAGAAGACGATCGTCGGCGCGGTCTGACGGGCCCGCTCGAACACCTCGCGGACGGCCTTCTCGGACTCGCCGACGTATCGGTCGAGCAGCTCGGGGCCGGCGACCTGGATGAAGTTGACGCCGCTCTCGCCCGCGATCGCCCGCGCGAGCAGCGTCTTGCCGGTCCCCGGCGGTCCGTGAAGCAGGATCCCGGTGGGCGGGTCGGCCGCCGCGGCCTCGAAGAGGGGACCGTACGCGAGCGGCCAGGTGACGGCCTTCTCGAGGGCTTGCTTGGCGGACTCGAGCCCGCCGACGTCCGCGAAGGTGGTCTCGGGCGTCTCCGCGACGTACTCACGCATCGCGCTCGGCTCGACGGCGGTCAGGGCGTCCTCGAAGTCCGACCGCGTCACCGTCACAGCCGTGAGCGGATCGCCGGCCTCACGGGCGCGTCGCAGCGCCGTCATCGCCGCCTCCTGGGTAAGGCTCTCCAGGTCGGCGCCGACGAACCCGTGGGTGCGGGCGGCGATCGCGTCGAGATCGACGTCCTCGGCGAGCGGGGTCCGCCGGGTGTGGACCTCGAGGATCTGCCGTCGACCGGCCTCGCCCGGGACGCCGATCTCGATCTCCCGGTCGAACCGGCCGCCGCGTCGCAGGGCCGGATCGAGGGCGTCGACCCGGTTGGTCGCGCCGATCACGATCACGTCACCGCGGGCGTCGAGCCCGTCCATCAGCGACAGGAGCTGGCCGACGACCCGGTTCTCGAGGTCGCCGCCGTCGTCGCGCTCGCCGGCGATCGAGTCGATCTCGTCGAAGAAGACGATCGCCGGAGCGTCCTCCCGAGCCCGCTCGAACACCTCCCGGAGCCGCTTTTCGCTCTCGCCCTTGTACTTCGAGGTGATCTCCGGGCCATCGACCGTGATGAACGTCGCGTCGACCTCGTTGGCGACCGCTCGGGCGATGAGCGTCTTCCCGGTTCCCGGCGGCCCGTACAGCAGGACGCCCTTCGGCGGATCGACGCCGAGTCGGGTGAAGAGATCCGGCGAGGAGAGAGGCAGCTCGATCAGCTCCCGCACCAGGTCGAGCTCCTCGTCGAGTCCGCCGATGTCCTCGTACGTCGCGCCCGTTCGAGGGGCCGCCGCCTCCTCCCGGCTCGGTTCGGCGCCGTCGACGCCATCGGTCGACCGGTCCCGTGGCCGGCTCCGGCTCGGTTCGGCGCCGGACGACCCCGGTTCCGCACCGGAGACGGACGTGTCAGCCCTCGGTTCGGACGCGTCCGAGCCGGCGGCCGAGTCGGCGGCCGGGATCTCGCGGTCCGGACTGCCGGCGTCGGAATCGACGGACCGGGAGGAGACGACTGAGACGTCGGTCCGGTCGGTGAGCCGTACCGTCCCTTCGGGATCGGTCGCCGCGACGACGAACCCAAGTCCGCCGAGCCGCTCGACGTGGACCGACTCCCCGGCGGTCAGGGGACGGTCCCGGAGGTCGCGGGCGATCGAGCGCTCGATCGTCTCCCGGTCGACGTCGACGTCCGCGAGGCTGCCGGGTGCCTCGAGGGTCACGGCGGTCGCGTCCGCGACCTCGACCGGCGAGATGCGGACCGCATCGCCGACCTTGACGTCGGCGTTGGCGCGGGTGTCGGCGTCGATCCGGATCGCGCCGTCGGGCACGTCGTGGCCGCCCGGCCAGACCTTCGCGACCGTGGTCCGACCGCCCTCGATCCGGACCGTGTCGCCGCTGAGGACGCCCAGGCGCGTCCGGGTCGATTCGGAAAGTCTGGCGATCCCGCGCCCGGCGTCTCGTTTCTCGGCGGCGCGGACCGTGAGCTCGACGTCCCCGGTATCGCTCATGGACCACCGTTTCGTCCGGGACGCCTTGAGGATTTCTCAGGAGTATGATGGAACACCCGGGAACGCGACGGCCGGCGGTTCCGATCGTGGGGTGACCACCCGCCGCGTCGGACGTGACTGGATCAGATCTTCCCTTCCGCGTCCTCGGCGAGCTCCTCCATCCGTTTGCCGACGCGGCCCGCCGCCGAGAACTCGTCCTCGCTCATCGCGGTCGCGAGCGCATTGCCGAGCACGAACACCGCGTGTTTGTGCTCGCTTTTCGACTTGTGAACGTGTGAGGGGTCGATGTCGAGCTCCTCGTAGGGGTCGAAGAGCTCGGTCCGGACGTCCTCTCGTTCCCGGAAGTGTTCCATAATCGTCACCATCTGTTCGTGAAGTTCGAGGAGTTCGTCCTTGTGCATACTCGTGGTACGTTCGATGTCCTTTTAAGCGTTTTTGGCGATCCGTCCCACGGCCGGTTGAGACCGGCGATCCCGGGACGTTCGTCGTTCGAACGCGTCCCGAAACGCTCCGTCGACCGTCCGTCGTCCGTCCACCGTCTGCCGGTCAGAAGACGTACTCGTCCTCGTGGCCCATCATTCCCTCGTCCTCGAAGCCCGGTCCCTCCTCCTCGTCGGTCGGTCCGCTGGTCTTGTACGCCTTGATTCCGGTCGACAGGAGCTCCTCGATCGCCTCCTCGCGGTTGAGGAACTCGCCCTGCTCGACCATATGGGCGATCTGCATCTCCTGGTGTTCCGGGACCGTGATCTCGACTTTCGGCATTCTCTACCCCGTGGTAAACCGAGGGGATATATAAACCTACTGCCAAACTCTTGGTATACGAAAAAATAGACACCGTCATTCGCGATCTTCCGTTCCATATAGAAAAAGTATTATTTAAAATAATGGAAATACGGACGACCCGACACCCATAGGTGGATCCGTCTCCGATCCCCGGTATGGTCGAGGACGTCACGGACCTGTACCGGGAGTTCGGCGAGGATCGGCTCCCCCCGGGACAGCGACGGACGGACGGGTTTCCGGTGCTTTCCAAGAGCGGGACTCCGTCTTATAACCCTGCCGACTGGCGGTTCGAGGTGTACGGCGCGGTCGAGAACCGGCTCGAGTACGACCTGGAGGCGTTCGAGGAGCTACCGCACGTTCGGCAGCGCCAGGACTTCCACTGCGTGACCGGCTGGAGCCGGTTCGACTGCGAGTTCGCCGGCGTCCCGTTCACCGAAATCGCGGACCGGGCGGGGATCGGGCCTGACGTCGAACACGTCCTGTTTCACGCGCTTGACGGCTACACGACCGATCTACCGCTGTCTGCGTGCCGACGCCAGGAGGTGCTGTTCGCCGACGGGCTCGACGGCGAGTCCCTCCCCGATGACCACGGCGGCCCGGTTCGCGTGGTCACCCCGCACAAGTACGCGTACAAGGGCGCGAAGTGGGTGACCGGCGTCGAGTTCCTCACCGAGCCCGAGCGCGGCTACTGGGAGAAGCGCGGCTACTCGGAAACGGCCAACCCGTGGAACGAGGAGCGGTATAGTTAGGGTCAAGGGCGTCGCCCACCGATCCCGTATCAATGGACCCGTCCGCGCTGGCCGACGCGCCGCGGCTCGTGAGCCGCGCCCGTCGGATCGCCGATCCGGAGTTTCAGGCCGTCTTCGAGGCGATCGAGACGCCGCGCGTCGTGTGGGGGGCGCCCGGGGAGTCGACGGCCATCGGCGGCGGCGCGGCCGCGACCCTGACCGCGAGCGGTCCCGACCGGTTCGCCTCGATCCGCGAGGACGCCGAGACGCTGTTCGCCTCGGGGGACGTCCACGCCGGAACCGAGGCCGCACGACCCCGGTTGTTCGGCGGGTTCGCGTTTCACGAGGCGGCCACCGACGGATCGCCCTGGGAGTCGTTCCCCGAGGCCCGGTTCGTCTTCCCGCGCGTGCAGGTCACGGCGGCCGACAACGGGACGTGGGTGACGGTCAACGCGGTGGGTCCCGACGCCGCCGCGGCCGACGTCGAGCGGCGCCTCGATCGCGCGGTCGAGACCTTCGACGGGCTCGGGACTGCCGGAGCCGGAGCCACCACCAGCGGCACTGCCGCACCCGAAGCCGCCGGCAGCGGACACGCTGCACACGACCCGGATTCACGTCCCGACCGTCCCGGGATCGTCTCCCGCCGCCGGACAACGACGCGCCAGGAGTGGCGAGCCGGCGTCGAGGCCGCAGTCGACCGGATCCGCGCCGGGGACCTCGAGAAGGTCGTCCTCGCGCAGGCGCTTGCTGCCGACCTCCACGCTGACGCGCCCCGCGCCGCGACGGTCGACCGGCTCCGGAATCGATACCCGAACTGCTACCCGTTCCTCGTCGAGACCGACCCGGCGGGTGCGGCCTTCGTCGGCGCGACCCCGGAACGGCTCGTCTCGACGCGGGGACGAACCGTCGAGACCGACGCACTGGCCGGGACCACCGGCCGGGGCGAGACGCCCGCGGAGGACGAGTGGCTCGCCTCGGAGTTGGCCGCCGACCGGAAGAACGCACACGAACACGACCTCGTCGTCGACGCGATCCGCGACCAGCTCGCGCCGTTCACCGCCTCCATCACGGCGGGCGACCGCCGGATCAAGCGGCTGGCGGAGGTTCAACACCTCCACACGCCGATCACGGCCGAGCTCGAGGCGAACACCCACGTGCTGGAGCTGGTCGAGGCGCTGCACCCGACGCCGGCGGTCGGCGGGCTCCCGCCCGCGGCCGCGCTCGAGACCATTCGCGAAACCGAGCCGTTCGACCGCGGCTGGTACGCCGCACCGGTCGGCTGGATCGACGCGGCGGGCAACGGGACCTTCGCGGTCGGGATCCGATCGGCGGTCCTCGAACCGCGGGCGGCGACGCTGTTCGCCGGGGTCGGCATCGTCGCCGACTCCGACGCCGACGAGGAGTGGGACGAGATCCAGCTCAAATACCGCCCGATCCTGAACGAGCTCGAGGACGGGGACTGAGACCCCGCCACGGGAGCGGAGCCGCCTCCGGCTTTTACTGATACATTCGCAACGGACGCGCCTCGGTGCTCTCCTCCTCGACGTCCTGCATCCGCATCGCGAGCTGCTCTTTGGCGCGCTGGATCTCGTCGGCGCGGTCGACGAGCGTGTCGGTCGGGATGTCGACCTCCGTGATCGGCGCGAGTCCGTTGGTGATCAGCGCCCGCGACGCCTCGGGGTCGGGGAACTGCGGGTCGGACTCGACGACGAGTCCGACGGCGGTCGTGTCGTTCTCCAGCGCGTGGGAGAGGAGCGCGCCGGTCGGGCCGGTGACGAGCCCCATCTCGGAGGGGGCGTCGATGCCGACGCGCTCGAGATGCGCGGCGCCGTCGCCGGTCGCGATCCCGTACAGCGCCGGCGGTTCCGTATCCTTCTCCGCCGGCCGACCGGAGAGGTACAGCGGCGTGACGCCCTTCTCGTCGAACCAGCCGGCGACGCAGTCGGCGAACTCCGTCGCCGCGGCCGGCGAGACCGGCACGTCGCTCTGCAGCACCAGCAGGTCTCGGTCGGCATCGGCGTAGATCCGAACCGGCGTCGACAGCCGCGAGTCGTTCTCGGGGTAGGTCACGACCGGGGGGACACCGTCGCAGTGGACGTTCGCGTAGTGAACCATGTCGAACGCCTCCACGATGTGGTCGGCGGCGATCTTCCCGACGAGCCCGACGCCCGGTAGCCCCTCGACCAGAAACGGCGCGTCCAGCTCGACGTCCTCGGCGAGTACGTTGATGCGAGCCATACGCGACGGTTCGGCTGCCAGCCACTTATAAGGACGCGCGGATCGCTTCCGCGAATGGGAGTCGAAATCGACAAACCGACCGGCCGCGAACCGAACGTATGAATCCGCTCGAGCGGTACCTCCCGCTCGTCGACGACGAGGACGCGTTTCTGGCCGCCTGCGACCGGCCGCTGCCCTCCGTCGTCCGCACGAACCCGATCGCGGCCACGCCCGAGCGCGTTCGTCGGGCGTTCGACGAGGAGGGGATCGACTACGAACCGGTCGACTGGCACGACGGACTGTTCCGGCTGCCGGGGGGCAGCCCCGGAACGAACTGGCCGTACGTCCACGGCTGGATCCACGGCCAGGAGGAGGTCTCGACGCTGCCCGGGCTCGCCCTCGACGCGCAGCCGGGCGATCGCGTGCTCGACGCCTGCGCCGCGCCGGGCAGCAAGACGACCCAGATCGCGGCCGACATGGACGACCGCGGCACCCTCGTCGCGAACGACAACAACCTCGGTCGGCTCTCGGCGCTGCGGCACAACGCCGAGCGGCTCGGGGTGACGAACGTCGCCGTCACGAACCAGGACGCGCGGAACCTCTCGTTGCGGCCGTTTCCCTTCGACGCGTTCGACCGGGCGCTCGTCGACGTCCCCTGCTCGTGTGAGGGCACCTGCCGGAAGAACCCGGACGTCCTCGACGAGTGGACGCTCGACCACGTCGAAGCGATCGCCGGCGTCGGCAAGGGGATCCTGACCCGCGCCGTCCAGGCCACCCGCCCGGGCGGCGTCGTGGTCTTCTCGACGTGTACCTTCGCGCCCGAGGAGAACGAGGCCGTCCTCCAGCACGTCCTCGAGTCGGAGCCGTGTGAGCTCGCGACGTTCGACCTCCCGCTCCGAACCGAGCCCGGCATCACCGAGTGGGAGGGTGAGACGTTCGACGACGCGATGCGACGGGCCCACCGGATCTACCCCCACCACAACGACACGGGCGGGTTCTTCTGTGCGAAGCTTCGCGTGACCGACGGGCGGACGGACGGCGGGACCGCGGACGTCCGGGATTCGGACGGCGGGACCGCGGTCGATGCCGGCACCGAGAGGAGGAAGGAGGTGACCGCCGAATGAGCGACGAACGCGGACAAAGCGATGCGAACCCGCCGAGCAACGACGGCCAGCGCTTCGACCGGCTCCCCGAGACCGCCGCGGACCGGAAGGTTCCCGGCCGGCCGACCCGCGAGGAGGTCCTCGAGTGGTGGGACGAGCGGTTCGGCGTGGACCGGTCGGTCCTGGAGCCGTACACCTTCCTCGAGAAGGGCGCCGGGAAGGTCTGGATCTATCGCGGGGAGGCGACCGATCCGTGTCGGATCGAGGCGCTGGGAATGACGTTCCTCCGGACTCGCCAGGAACACTGGAAGCCGACGACGCGGGCCGTCTCCCGGTTCGGCCGGCACGCGAGCCGGAACGTGATCGAGCTCGAGCCTGCCGAAGCCGCCCGGTTCGTCGCCGGCGAGGACCAGCCGATCGACCGCTGGGACGGCGACTGGGGCTACCTGATCGCGGCCCACGAGCTGGCCGGCGGCCGGGAGCCGATCGGCGTCGGGCTCTACCTCCACGGCGAGCTTCGGTCCCGGGTTCCGAAGGGAAGTCGGACCGACGTCGGGCAGCTGGGTCGCGAGGAGTAGCGCCGGAGCGCCCGCCCACGGACGCCCGCATCGATGCCGGCGCTTTATGGGTGATGCCGCCCGAGTGAGCGTATGGCCGGCGAGGGACGACGGTTCAAGCGCGCGGCCGGGGCGAACGTCCTCGGGAACGCGGTCAAGATCCTCATCGAGGGAGCCGCCGGGGTCGCATTCGGGAGCGTCGCCCTCGTGGCCGACGCCGCCCACTCGGTCGCCGACCTCGTCGCCAGCCTCGTGGTGTTCGTGTGGGGCGGGGCCGCCTACGTCGGCCCGGACGAGACGCACCCGCACGGACACCAGCGCATCGAGCCGCTGACCGCCCTGTTCGTCGGCGCCGTCATCGTCCTGCTCGGCGCGAACCTGCTTCGGGAGTCCGCGCTCGCGCTGATCGAGGGCCCGGGAGTCGTCTTCGATCCGCTGTTGCTCGGCGCGCTCGCGTTCGCGATGGCGGACATGTACCTCCTGTACTGGTACACCACGCGGGTGAACGCCGACCTCGAATCGACCGCCCTCCACGCGCTCGCGGTCGACTGCCTCAACGACATCTACACGACGGTGGCCGCCGTCGCCGGCGTCCTCGGCGTCCTGCTCGGCTACCCGATCCTCGACGCGGTTGCCGGCGGCCTGGTTAGCCTGCTCGTCGTCTACCAGGGCGTCGAGATCGCCCGCGAGAACGTGACTTATCTCGTCGGCGCCGCCCCGCCCGCGGAGGAGTACGACCGCCTCCGGGAGACCCTGCACGACCACCCCGCGGTCGAGGGCGTTCACGACCTCCGGGCCTTCTACGACGGGACCGACGTCGAGGTCGAGGTCCACGTCGAGGTCGACGGCGCGATGACGCTCCGGGAGGCCCACGACCTCGAGACCGAGCTGATGGATCGGCTCCGGGCGCTTCCGTCGGTCGGTGACGCCCACGTCCATCTGGACCCCTCGGGCGTGGGCGAGTGGAAGGACGCCCCCGACGAGCGGTCGGAAGCGAGGGCGGATGCCGCAGCCGAACCCGACGGCGGCGAGTGAGTGGCCGCTCGCGACGACGGCGGGCGCGCAATCGGGACCGACGGCGGCGAGCGCGAGAGACCGACCAACCGGCGTGTCAAACCGGCTCGATCAGCGATGGGTCGTCGTTCGACGGGTCGTTCACGCGCTCGGAGACCGGGTGGGCCCGCAGGTCGTCGGGCGCGACCGGCTCGAGCAGCGACGCCGCGGTCTCGGGATCTCCGTGGAGATATCGCTCCTCGTCGGCCGGGTCGAGGATGACGGCCATCCGGTGGTGAAGGTCGGCGACGAGGTCGTTCGGCTCGGTCGTGACGATCGAGAAGGTCTCGACCGGCTCCGGGCCGGCGTCCGCAGTCGGGTTTGACGACGTGACGGCGGAGTCGGGCTCGTTCCCGTCGACGTTTCGGGACCCACCGGCAAACCGGTCGAGCCCCGTCTGGGTGGGTCCGTCGGGTTCGGGCGGCTCCCAGCGCTCGTATATTCCGGCCATCGCGAACGGGCGATCGTCCGCGAACGCGACGCGATATGGCCGCGTTCCGGACCCCGTCTCCACCCACTCGTAGAAGCCGTCCGCGGGAACCAGACATCGGCGGCGCTCGAACGCGGATCGAAACGCGGGCTTCTCTCGGATCGTCTCCGCACGCGCGTTGATCAGGCCCAGTCGGTCGTCCGCCCAGGCGGGCGTCAGCCCCCACTCCAGCCGTCTCGCCTCGGCCGGCGCGTCGGCGGTGATCACGGGGAGCCTCTGGCCGGGTGCACAGTTGTACCGCGGCGGCACGTCGGGGAACGCGGCGTCGAAGCGGGTCCGGAGATCATCGCGAGGCGTCGACAGCGAGTACCGGCCGCACATACGTTCAACTGGGGCCGCGAACGACAAAAGCGCTCGTGCTTCCGACGGTACACGCCACAGCCGGCGGCGTTCGGTCCACGTCGCGTCGCGAGGGGTTCAAGTGACCGGAGCGCGCCGGTGGGGATGTGCGCATCGAGAACAGCTTCATCCCGGTCCGAGGGGTCGGCGAGCGGACGGAGCGCCGGCTCTGGGAACGGGGGATCACCCATTGGGACGACTTCGACCGATCCGTCGACGTGCGGGGGGTCGGCGCGACGACCGCCGATCGGATCGACGGGTTCATCGACCGGGCCCGCGACCGGCTCCGAGCCGGTGACGCCGCGTTCTTCGACGACGTCTTTCCGAGCGACCAGCGCTGGCGGCTCTACGAGGACTTCCGGACGGAGACGTGTTACTTCGACATCGAGACGACCGGCCTCGACGAGCAGGCCAACCAGGTCACGACAGTGAGCTTTCACCGCGACGGCGAGACGACGACGCTCGTCGCCGGAGAGGACCTCACCGCCGAGGCGGTCCACGACCGACTGACCGACGCCGCCGTGATCGCCTCGTTCAACGGCGCGCGCTTCGACGTGCCGTTCCTGGAGACGAACCTCGGGATCGAGATCGATACCCCACACCTCGACCTGTTGTATCCCTGCCGGCAGCTGGGGCTTTCGGGCGGACTCAAGGCGATCGAGTCCGAGATCGGCGTCGAGCGCGACCGCCCCGACATCAGCGGCCGCGACGCCGTCCGGCTCTGGCACGAGTACGAGCGCGGCGACGAGGAGGCGCTGGAGACGCTCGTCTCGTACAACCGGGAGGACGCGCGAAACCTCGAGACGCTGGCCGACGTCGTCTGTGAGTCCCTCCACCGAGACGTCTTCGGATCGGTCGCCGGGTCGGCGAACCCCGGCCGCTCCGAGCCGGCCGCCGGCGAGTAACCGCTCCGGGCCGACTGCTGACGGTGAACCGCTCCGGGCCGATTGCTGACGGTGAACCGCTCCGATCTGATCCGTCCGAACCGAAACGTTCCTACCCCGCGGCCGAGACGCCATCGATATGACGCCGTCCCCGGACGACCGTGGCTCCGAGCGCCGTCGAGGGTGGATCCGCGGGCTCGATCCACGGACGTGGGACCGGACCGACCGGCGGACGCGCGCCGCCGTCGCGGTCATCGTCGGCTGTTCGCTGCTCGCTCGGACGGTCGCTCTGGGCGATCGACCGTTCCACTGGGACGAGGCACGGGTCGGGTACTGGACGCTCCGCTCGCTCGAGACGGGGAGCTACGAGTACCGCCCGGTCGCCGGCGGGCCGGTCGTGTTCCATCTGAGCCGGCTCGCGCTCTCGGTCGCGCCGCCGAGCGACGCCCTCGCGCGGCTACCGTTCGCGATCGCCGGCGGGCTCCTTCCGGCCGTCGCGCTCCTCTTCCGCGGCCGGCTCGGCGACGACGAGACCGTCGCCGCTGCTGCTGTACTCGGCTTCGCGCCGCCGCTGGTCCACTACGGGCGCTTCCTGCGCGGGGACGTGATCGCTGCCGGCGCTGCGCTTCTCGCGGTCGGTTGGCTCGTCCGGTGGATCGACTCCGACTCCGGGACCCGACCGCGTGACCGATACCTGTACGGCGCCACCGTCGCTTCGGTGGTGGCCCTCGGCACCTCCGGGTTCGCGGTCGCGACGCTCGTGCTTGTGGTCGCCGCCGCGCTCGTCACGCTCGACCGGCCACGGGCCGAGGGACGCTCCTCGAGCCTCGGCGACGCAGCGCGCCGTGGCGGTCGATGGATCGTCGACCGTGCGACGCCGCTCGCCCGCGCGGCGTTCGTGTTCCTCGGGACCTGGGCGGTGCTGTTCCTCCCGCGCGGCTCCGACAGCGGCGCGGGCGGAACTCCCGGCGGACTCGCCGGACTCGTCGCCGACCCGATCGGGCTGGCGACGCGGACCTACGTGGCTCCCGTCGAGGCGTTCCTCGGGGTTCGGGTCGCGGAGCGGGCCGGGACGCAGTTCCTCCCGTTCGTGACCGACGCCGTCTCGACGGCGCTTGCGACCGCCGCACCGATCCTCGCGATCGCCGCGGCCGGATTCCTCGCGGACCGATACGGTCTCCTGGGTGACGCGACACGTCAGGGGACCGCGGGCGGACGACCGATCGTCCTGTTCGCGTCCGCCTGGGCCGGGCTCGGCCTGCTCGGCTATCCGATCGTAGCGGAGGTGATCGCCCCCTGGACGCTCGTGCACGTGCTCGTCCCGCTGGCGGTGCCGGCCGGCGTCGGGATCGCGGCCGTCTACCGGTACGGACGCGAGGCGGCGGGTCGATCGCTGGGCTCGAACGTGGCCGCGTCCGGCGCGCGACGCGGGGGTGACGCCGCCTTCCGTGATGACGCCGCGGACGCCGATCGAGTGGCCGCCGGAGGTGCTGACCGAGTGACCGCCGGAGATACTGACCGACTGACCGTCGGTGACGCGGCACGGGTCGCGGCGGCCGGACTCGTGCTGTTCGCGATCGTCGCGCACGCCGGGATCGTCACCCTCGATGCCGCCGCCGCCGAGCCGGGACCGGAGTCGCCGCTCGCGCAGTACGGCCAGCCCGCCGACGACCTCGAGCCGCTCGTCGATGAGATGGAGGCGGCGATCGCGGACGCGGAGGGAGAGAACGCGCGCGTCGTCTGGGTCGGCGACCGGTTCCACCTGCCGGACGAGACGGTCGCGGACCGCCCCCCGATCGGAACGGAGGCGGCTCGCGAGGCGTGGGGCGACCGGTTGCCGCTTCCGTGGTACCTCGAGCGGACCGACGCCGAGGTCGAGAGCGTGACCGCGCCGAGCGGCCTCACGGGCGAGCCCGCGGTGGTGATCGCCGATCCGGCCCACGAGGGGTCGCTCGATGCGATGCTCCCCGCTCACGAGTCGCGGACCCTGCGGCTCGGGCTCTGGAACCGTGAGGTCGTCGTGTTCATCGCAAGCTGACGGTCGCAGTCGATCTGGACGGTTCGGAATCAGATGGGTCGGGACGGCCGAGTATTCAGATCCGGGATTCAGATCGGGGTTCAGCTCAGGATCTCACGACCGATTCGTCACCGAAACCCCATCGCCTCGATCTGCTCCTGGTACCGGTTGCGGATCGTGACCTCGGTCACCTGGGCGACCTGGGCGACCTCGCGTTGGGTCTTCTTCTCGTTGCACAGCAGCGAGGCCGCGTAGATCGCCGCCGCCGCGAAGCCGGTCGGCGACTTTCCGGAGAGCAGTCCCTGTTCGGCGGAGACGTCGATGATCTCGGTGGCCTTCGTCTGGACCTCCTCGCTGAGGTCGAGCGCGGAGGCGAATCGGGGAACGAACTGCTTGGGATCGACGGGTTTGAGCTCCAGCCCGAGCTCCTGGGAGATGTATCGATAGGTCCGGCCGATCTCCTTTTGCGGAACCCTGGAGACCTCGGCGACCTCGTCGAGCGATCGGGGGATCCCCTCCTGGCGACAGGCGGCGTACAGCGCGGAGGTGGCGACGCCCTCGATGGACCGGCCTCGAATGAGGTCCTCGGCGAGCGCGCGCCGGTAGATGACGGAGGCGACCTCCCGGACCGAGCGGGGGACGCCCAGCGCGGAGGCCATGCGGTCGATCTCCGAGAGCGCGAACTGGAGGTTCCGCTCGCCCGCGTCCTTCGTCCGGATGCGCTCCTGCCACTTGCGCAGCCGGTGCATCTGCGAACGCTTCTCCGAGGAGAGGGACCGTCCGTAGGCGTCCTTGTCCTTCCAGTCGATCGTCGTCGTCAGCCCCTTGTCGTGCATCGTCTCGGTGATCGGGGCGCCCACGCGGGACTTCGACTGTCGTTCGGAGTGGTTGAACGCCCGCCACTCCGGCCCGCGATCGAGCTGTTGTTCGTCGAGCACCAGCCCGCAATCGTCACACACCAACTCGTGATCCGCGTCCGCGACGACCTCCGCGGAGCCACACTCCGGACAGGAGACCGTTTCGTCCGCCTCCTGTTCGGTCTCCCGTTCCTGCCCTCGCTGCCGGCTCGGACG
Proteins encoded:
- a CDS encoding isochorismate synthase: MDPSALADAPRLVSRARRIADPEFQAVFEAIETPRVVWGAPGESTAIGGGAAATLTASGPDRFASIREDAETLFASGDVHAGTEAARPRLFGGFAFHEAATDGSPWESFPEARFVFPRVQVTAADNGTWVTVNAVGPDAAAADVERRLDRAVETFDGLGTAGAGATTSGTAAPEAAGSGHAAHDPDSRPDRPGIVSRRRTTTRQEWRAGVEAAVDRIRAGDLEKVVLAQALAADLHADAPRAATVDRLRNRYPNCYPFLVETDPAGAAFVGATPERLVSTRGRTVETDALAGTTGRGETPAEDEWLASELAADRKNAHEHDLVVDAIRDQLAPFTASITAGDRRIKRLAEVQHLHTPITAELEANTHVLELVEALHPTPAVGGLPPAAALETIRETEPFDRGWYAAPVGWIDAAGNGTFAVGIRSAVLEPRAATLFAGVGIVADSDADEEWDEIQLKYRPILNELEDGD
- a CDS encoding proteasome assembly chaperone family protein, with translation MARINVLAEDVELDAPFLVEGLPGVGLVGKIAADHIVEAFDMVHYANVHCDGVPPVVTYPENDSRLSTPVRIYADADRDLLVLQSDVPVSPAAATEFADCVAGWFDEKGVTPLYLSGRPAEKDTEPPALYGIATGDGAAHLERVGIDAPSEMGLVTGPTGALLSHALENDTTAVGLVVESDPQFPDPEASRALITNGLAPITEVDIPTDTLVDRADEIQRAKEQLAMRMQDVEEESTEARPLRMYQ
- a CDS encoding DUF7120 family protein, translating into MPKVEITVPEHQEMQIAHMVEQGEFLNREEAIEELLSTGIKAYKTSGPTDEEEGPGFEDEGMMGHEDEYVF
- a CDS encoding DUF7122 family protein, with the translated sequence MSDERGQSDANPPSNDGQRFDRLPETAADRKVPGRPTREEVLEWWDERFGVDRSVLEPYTFLEKGAGKVWIYRGEATDPCRIEALGMTFLRTRQEHWKPTTRAVSRFGRHASRNVIELEPAEAARFVAGEDQPIDRWDGDWGYLIAAHELAGGREPIGVGLYLHGELRSRVPKGSRTDVGQLGREE
- a CDS encoding AAA family ATPase — encoded protein: MSDTGDVELTVRAAEKRDAGRGIARLSESTRTRLGVLSGDTVRIEGGRTTVAKVWPGGHDVPDGAIRIDADTRANADVKVGDAVRISPVEVADATAVTLEAPGSLADVDVDRETIERSIARDLRDRPLTAGESVHVERLGGLGFVVAATDPEGTVRLTDRTDVSVVSSRSVDSDAGSPDREIPAADSAAGSDASEPRADTSVSGAEPGSSGAEPSRSRPRDRSTDGVDGAEPSREEAAAPRTGATYEDIGGLDEELDLVRELIELPLSSPDLFTRLGVDPPKGVLLYGPPGTGKTLIARAVANEVDATFITVDGPEITSKYKGESEKRLREVFERAREDAPAIVFFDEIDSIAGERDDGGDLENRVVGQLLSLMDGLDARGDVIVIGATNRVDALDPALRRGGRFDREIEIGVPGEAGRRQILEVHTRRTPLAEDVDLDAIAARTHGFVGADLESLTQEAAMTALRRAREAGDPLTAVTVTRSDFEDALTAVEPSAMREYVAETPETTFADVGGLESAKQALEKAVTWPLAYGPLFEAAAADPPTGILLHGPPGTGKTLLARAIAGESGVNFIQVAGPELLDRYVGESEKAVREVFERARQTAPTIVFFDEIDAVATTRGGGGSGGGGDTGGGSSAGGGSGATGGSAVGERVVSQLLTELDRAAENPSLVVIAATNRRDALDPALLRPGRLETHVEVPNPDREARVAILAVHTADQPLAEDVDLDAIAAETAGLSGAELASVCREAALAAIEDVTETYGESAVDHPEAVRITADHYRAAVASVVDSRS
- a CDS encoding RsmB/NOP family class I SAM-dependent RNA methyltransferase codes for the protein MNPLERYLPLVDDEDAFLAACDRPLPSVVRTNPIAATPERVRRAFDEEGIDYEPVDWHDGLFRLPGGSPGTNWPYVHGWIHGQEEVSTLPGLALDAQPGDRVLDACAAPGSKTTQIAADMDDRGTLVANDNNLGRLSALRHNAERLGVTNVAVTNQDARNLSLRPFPFDAFDRALVDVPCSCEGTCRKNPDVLDEWTLDHVEAIAGVGKGILTRAVQATRPGGVVVFSTCTFAPEENEAVLQHVLESEPCELATFDLPLRTEPGITEWEGETFDDAMRRAHRIYPHHNDTGGFFCAKLRVTDGRTDGGTADVRDSDGGTAVDAGTERRKEVTAE
- a CDS encoding UPF0058 family protein, which encodes MHKDELLELHEQMVTIMEHFREREDVRTELFDPYEELDIDPSHVHKSKSEHKHAVFVLGNALATAMSEDEFSAAGRVGKRMEELAEDAEGKI
- a CDS encoding molybdopterin-dependent oxidoreductase, producing MVEDVTDLYREFGEDRLPPGQRRTDGFPVLSKSGTPSYNPADWRFEVYGAVENRLEYDLEAFEELPHVRQRQDFHCVTGWSRFDCEFAGVPFTEIADRAGIGPDVEHVLFHALDGYTTDLPLSACRRQEVLFADGLDGESLPDDHGGPVRVVTPHKYAYKGAKWVTGVEFLTEPERGYWEKRGYSETANPWNEERYS